The Acipenser ruthenus chromosome 11, fAciRut3.2 maternal haplotype, whole genome shotgun sequence region ttatcaactatgcaatttatggagaacactgatgtggttttttgccttcaaattcacgtgcagcaatgttcgtttcgaatatttcagatagtttctccaccGCGCTAAAGaagataattattacttcataataatcaaAATTACTCCAAAATTACTTTGCACtcctgacacactgacacaaagcgaaatgggcggagatttgtgactcatgccaaaatgaaatctaatcAGAATGAAAGCCTGGcgaatcaacatgcagtgattatactgacattaatggtggccaatagcagctaacagaaatgaaaacagtatgaactgtgctgaatgaaagtgtatttgctagtggactgtgtgagtggatggaaggcatccgcgttggatgaaaagcagattaaataagtcccggtacccagtaccggcatcaaaataagtcccggtactgaGTACTGGTGAGtactggcagaatttcacccctgcgtACAGATAAGATCAGCTACCAAGGTAATGCATGGCATTAAATCAGGGCTTGATTGTGATTTGAAACTGGTAAACAGtgtctttattgttattttaaacatttcaaatctttttttaacACTTTAAATTACAGACCTATTTACCTTTTCCATGTTTACTTTCCTACCGtttcgttttttttaaaagctagaCCTGCTGTCTGAATGTTTCGCGGTCATCTACTGTAGTGATATGGATTAATCTTCCTGAtaggtggatgaaagttctgatgtttaaaaatatgtgCAATTCTTcttaactaaattaaataaaaccgtatatgttttacaaaataacaaatgACAGGGTGTCTTTAGCACTGTAAATCAATTTTCAGGATCTAGTAGAAATACATCATAATACACAATACACAACCTGTCTCTTCTACTGTATTATTCCCCCTCTCTAGCACTATTTATAAGTCTTTTCGTACTCAAGCAGGTCTCAGCTGAAGTGAACATTTACAGGCCATTTCAACCTGCTCTTGCTTACTGAATAACAAACAAAATCAATATTACTGAGAATACCTGGAAATCACTTACACAATACCACAGAGGGTGGCCCCACTGTATATGAAATGCCATGCTTCTGCTCCACAGCTCTGGAGGCAAGTTGTCCAACTTCCATCTAGTAAATATACACAAGAATTCCCTTGAGCATTGTCTGCTGTATACAATACAGCTTGGCAGGCCGATACAAAGGGCATGCcttaaataaaacactgtgaaACTATAACAAACTATCGTTTTTGGATAACGCCTAACTTTTATGTAATTCAATTCAAACCCAGCACCATGTACAATAGATGCATTCAACGCTGGCTAAAAGCAATTTGCTAATGAGGTGATTCCTTTTACATTAGTACCAGACGTACAAGATATGTTCCTTACCAATTCGTCATGGTTGCTGGCTGTCTTGCCTGGTTCACCAAAGGGTGTCATAATCAGCTGCCCATATGAGTGAATGGTGAGGAAACAAAGGATATCATTCTTTTTGTTGTTCACCAATTCCATCACTGCTTTAGACTCACTTTCAGATCCTGGTGCTGATCCACAGAATGTCTGTGAACTACAGTTTCTAGAACCACCAATaccttattaaaataaaaacaaagagactTGAGAGACATGATTATCCACTTGTGCTCATCATATAGGAgtctgtgtgatccagtggttataGCAACAGGCTTGTAACGaaaaggtccccagttcaaatcccagctcagccactgactcattgtgtgaccctgagcaaatcacttaacctccttgtgctccgtcttttgggtgagatgttgttgtaagtgactctgcagctgatgcatagttcatacaccctagtctcgtatcttgtaaagcattttgtgatggtggtccactatgaaaggcgctatataaagattattattatattggcGTATCAAAGATTTGATCAGATTTTGTATGAGCAAAGGTGTGGTGTTGATTTAGTGAAAGCTTGATTCAAACCTAGACTGGTTCactacatgttttcttttttttaattattttggctTCTGTGCACAGGAAAGCTTCAGTCTTCAGTCAGTGGCCGCTACTAATACCATAGCATTCAAACCAGGTAAATTTAACCTACTTTGCCGTTTGGGCTGGTTGAGAGATGCCCCGACAGGAAGAAAACTTACAACACCATGCTGAATCAAAATTCCTGTTGAGGTCTGTACCAACACTTGTACAATTAGAAAAGGGTGAAGGGGACCTTGACTTTCTCCAAAGCCGATCCTGATTAGaacaaggcaaaaaaaaaaaaagtaaagtctTAAATTCAGATGTATTATGAATGAATTATCTGTTGTTATTTTTGAACTAATAACACTTTagttaactatttatttatataattgttaaacataaaaagcatgcaaggctggtttaattaattaaataatgtttGGTGTTCATAGAGCTTTTCACTGCTGTTTGTTCtcatgtttaaaaaacatctcTAACCTTGGAGACAGTTTACAGACAAAATGTAATTATATGAGTTATTCAGAAGGCAAGGCAACAATCACATAGATACTGCACTGAATGTGGGGCTGAATGCCAGTTTGGACTGAATAGGGGAGTGATTTAAACAGTTTTGGCCCACGATCTCGTCTTCCAGGCTACCAAGAGCCACCCAAAATTGAATGGAGTCCACAGTTTTATGAATCGCGTACAATTGTACATGCATTATTTAGTATTGGTAAATCTATTTAGCActtgaaatatttaacaaaaaaaaaactgtctactTACAGTTGTCCATGTGTAAATGTATCCATCAATGTTGAGCACAGGAACAACGTAAAAATCCATATTTTGGAGAAAACGTTTTATCTTTTCATctgttttgtagttttgtagTATCTGTTTTGAAGGatggaatttattattattattattattattattattattattattattattattattattattattattatgcgtcAAAATAGAGCCAATTTTCACTTGCTAGACCTGGTTACTAAATTGATACATAAGATGTATACAAACCTTTAATATAGGGATACATACTGTATGGCATTATTTATAGAAGACATCAAATGTAAGTGATGagtattttgataatgctttAAATACAACATATTTTGGTAGAATGGCAGCTATGAACATAATTGTAATTTCTTTTTACAATTGTATGttctttgcaatcattctgaatggtTCTGGGGTCGGATGCTTGATTTTTCTCAAAATCTGCCTTTAACTGGCTTTGAACTTGCATTGAGTTTGTCTTAAGATTCCGAAGTCCAGGCTGAACAATGTTACTCATTCCTTTTAAATCATGTGACCTTTCAAATGCCAACGCCACCTACTCTCTGTCTATATCCATGCAGAGTGGATGGGCAGGGCCAAATTAAGTTTAACAGGGCTCctctttgcatattcatttgcttccctttactgttttactaccacctCACTCaattaacattaatgtcaaattattcagtcttagctgatccatattttacctgatttgaattagctccagttttgaaaatgagcattggccacagcgttagttactggcagtttcaaatacaaaatgggaagtGCAAACTGCAGACTCTTTTGTCTGTAAagcaagttatctggaaatgtgttgtccttatctcttacgaatatgtaagtgtataataggtttgtagtaaatatatatgcagtcaaaaaatgtttagcaaataatacaaggatagtacacagcgctttctcatgtaatgttgtttttttattattattgtgtcagTAGAatcagcagagctgcacacacaggGACCAGATGAGGCAGGCTGTgtttaagacaacctaaaaacttcatggaaacccagtttaagaaagctgtacgatatcagtaaaTCGCGCAAGGCCAAACTGAGACTCAGGCACAAACACAGCCTcttgtattttaatatgaattagtttatttgcatttggaacaagaattgctcagtctaaaagaaaactacatggaaacacacacaacccgaaaccactaccaaaatagagtgagaaaaaggtgagacttattttatttttccatggagattgccccactgtaatccatataaacctaggtcgtttcctcctgttgatttctctccaatgtattttccgaagtactggtacctttgtacatttgttggtattgtattaaaatagcgtgtcagcattggtgttttttttaacatatcttCCTCGCGACTGTActtgttgtgtttctgcttttcagtgtcgctctcatacttcctaggtgctgctttgccagacatttacaggttctgatctgccgcagcacacctgataaaagtggcaCATGACTTGGCAGTCCCTGCTTCTCCAACGCAATACGGCTTGGTAAAACAGACCTGTTGTTccgatccatacagtcacacgtcattttttagatattgtattataaattatatatattttttggggcCCCTCAAAATCTGAGGCTCTGGGCTGCAGCTCCTAAAACCCctgcgttaatccggccctgtgGATGGGGCTGCCAGAGTTCAAAggtcacatttttacattgtttGATTGGAACGAGGACAAACAGCATATCAGTACCAGTGTGTACTACCCTCTCAAttgtgctggtaatgctgtggtttgCAAATAGCTCTCTGGGTTTCTGTAGGGTAATGATTGTGATCTGAGTTTAATCGTATGCCTAATGTCAATTACAGTACCAACCTCTTTCACAAACCACTGGCAAAAGGCAGGAGAAATCCATTCCCTGGCGTGGATCCCACAATCCATCCAGATCATCTTCTTGGGCTTGTCAGATTTTTCACCAATCTGTAATCAAGATTTGCAATACAGTAATATGTTTGCTATTTCTAAATGGATTCATTGCATATATAGGTTTGTAggttttacttttaaacagcattgGTAAATGTGATTGGTAAATGTAATTTTGCGTAGGTCATGCTGTCTGGTATGTTAGACCAAAATATTGAAAACGTTTCTAACCTTTAGCTATAATTTGGCCACAAATGAGTCTCAGGAAAAGGCAATGGTATCAAAATAGTGATTGCCAATGCAACTTTTAATCATATTTAATGAACTGCACACAGTGTTCATACCTTTGCCTTTTGAAGTTTTTCTGATTCGTTTTGAGTTCTGAAAACCAGTATTAAGTTTAACCTCTTTAGCTGCTGCAGAAGATAATGGCATTTCACTGAGGAATTCTGACACTTAACTTTGAGAAAATAAGCTTTATTCGAAAGCCACTTATACAGTTTTCTGTGGGACAGTATTCCTCACTTTAAAGTTGGTAATTAAAGCATCTCTCATGCTTCAAGATATAATTTAAACCTCTAATTTAATGagctaataaaataatgtgtaactcCTGACATAAAGTAATTTGGGAACCAAGAGAAAAATAGGCCatgcttttttttcagtttgttctgtatttagtttttttaagctTGGTACCTTGAAGAAGTAAATAGGTCGCTTCTCGTAAGTTGTCCCCAGAAAATGCTGAGACACTACATCCTGGTACTGATTTTTTACCTTATCCATCCACTCATAAATctgcaaaacaataacacaatactgtacatgctGTTCTTTCTTTAGGATAAAACCACAAAACCGTTGTCTTTATATAGGGTATGCTGATTTGTCTGATATTGTATAAATTACATTGCATTAGGGCATTTAATATAAAGctggccaatttaaaaaaaaaatcataatactaCTCCACTGTCAAGTATATGGTCTTGTTACCTTTGGAAGTTTACAATGTCCCTAAAAACTAAGAATTACAtgctaattttacaaaactaaaaacaatcaACTCAGTAATATAATTCAATGTCTCTTAAGCACTTCATTTCCTCTCATTTTGTAACactaacaagtttttttttttttattaattgggGACTTAATACATGCCCAAAGCTTATAGTTCTGTAAGTACACAAGTGCAGAAACTGGTCATAAGTAGACACCCCATTATCACTCACCTGCTCCATAGGGTGATATCTGGTGTAGCTATAGTCCTGTAAGGCCTGCTCCTGGTAAATGCTGATAAGAGTTGAAACTGCTTTATTATAGAAAATTGCACGAGAGAAATGTATATTTCAATAATATTGAATTTACAATATCCACATC contains the following coding sequences:
- the LOC117426099 gene encoding carboxypeptidase O: MELGIQTTCILILFPYLHSSKVSYEGIYQEQALQDYSYTRYHPMEQIYEWMDKVKNQYQDVVSQHFLGTTYEKRPIYFFKIGEKSDKPKKMIWMDCGIHAREWISPAFCQWFVKEILQNYKTDEKIKRFLQNMDFYVVPVLNIDGYIYTWTTDRLWRKSRSPSPFSNCTSVGTDLNRNFDSAWCCIGGSRNCSSQTFCGSAPGSESESKAVMELVNNKKNDILCFLTIHSYGQLIMTPFGEPGKTASNHDELMEVGQLASRAVEQKHGISYTVGPPSVVLYNYTGSSHDWARDIGIEFSYTFELRDNGTYGFELPEDQIQPTCEEAMAGVTTIVEYVHNKHFGSAAAATVALWSTVLASYLSLLVLVQ